The genome window TTTTACTATTTATTGGAAGGAGTTAATTATGAGTAAGACCCTAATTATTGGCGCAAGCGGACAAATAGGTAAAATGGCAACTGAGCTACTTTTAGAAAATGAGCAAAATGTTGTGGCATTAGTGCGTGACAAAAATAAGTTAAGTGATTTAAACAGCTCTTTTTTAACTATTGTTGAGCAAGATCTTGAAGGTGATTTTGGTGATGCAATGAAAGGCTGTGACCAAGTGATTTTTGCTGCTGGTTCTGGTGGAAGTACAGGCGATGATAAAACTGTACTCATTGATTTATGGGCTGCAACAAAAGCAGCTACATTCGCTAAAGAGCACGGCGTTAACCACTTTATTATGGTCAGTTCAATTGGTGCTGACGATCCAGATTCGATTCAAGGTGATTTAAAACCTTACTTGGTTGCTAAGCACATGGCTGACGAGCACCTAATAAATAGTGGTTTAAATTACACCATTGTTCGCCCTGGTACATTGACTGACGATAGCGCTTCAATGCAAGTAACTACGCAGCGACCAAGTGATCGTTCAAAAGCCAAAATTAGCCGCGAAAACGTAGCTAATGCATTATTACATATTGCGACTAACTCATTTATTAGTAATCGCATTTTTGAGTTGTTTGATGGCGACAAGCCAATTAAAGCCGCTGTTAAATAAGCTTTAATACCAATTTAATTAAACATATGAACAATTATTACAAAGAATATGTAATTCATCGATAAGGCAAAAAATTACAGTATAGTCGCTCTATATCAGTAACTTTTTGGCGCAATGAATTATTTAATCCTCTTAAATAATTTATGTTTAATAAAATTAAATTTACTCCACTAAGCAAATTAGTGGAGTAATATTTTTATACCTTGCCAACCAAGTTGCAGCGTTAATAACGTTAAAACTATCCTAAAAATACGCTTAAATTTATCCCCAGACATCCTTTTAAGTAGTTTAATTCCGAACCAAGTTCCTAAAGTGCCACTTATTACCATGGCAATTATAAGCGGTATCCATTGCCAAAAACTAAAGCCAACAGCGCCATAAATTATCGCTTTTAATAAATGCTGCACACTCATAACGCTCGAAAACGTTGCCGTAAATTTTAACTTTTCGTAATTATTTATATATAAACAGCTACCAACTAATGGACCACTTGCCCCCACAAACATAGAAATAAAAGTAGTTATTCCACCGGCGACCATACGCCACACCTTAGAGGTTAATTTTATAGGTGGCGTTTTACCCCACAGTAAATAAATAACAAAAATAGCGACCACTAACTTCATAGCATCAAGCGATATATCATCAATTACAAAACTTGATAACCCCGCCCCTACTAAGCCGCCTAATGCAAAATATACAAACATGCTTTTATCAATATGCCTAAAGCTGAGTAAAAACCTATTTGCATTAGAGCCAAGCTGTACTAAACCATGCACAGGCACAACAACTGCCATTGGCATAAACGACGCCATAACAACAAGCAGCATTAATCCGCCACCAGCACCAAAAGCAGCAGATATAAAAGAAGTAAAGCCAGCGGTGATCATTAACAATAAAAACAAAAATAAAGACATGCTGTCGGGAAATAAAAAATCCATAAAACTCCACTGCCTATTTAAGTACTTTTAAGTCGCAGTATTTAAATAGTAAAAAAGGTACTAAACACATTTATAGCAACTTTATCAGCTTATATCTCGTGCTATGTACTATGTTGCGTTGTTTTTGCACTTTGTTTGCACATTTAACAAATATTATACATTCAACTTCATTACCGGATATTTTTGATGAGAAGATTTAACACACCAATTTTGACACCGCTTGCAGTGTGTATACTTGCACTGGGTTTAGCTGCCTGTAACGGTAGCGATGCTGAAAGTACCGTCGTAACTGAAACAACCACCGATGAGGGAACTACAACAGATACTTCAACCGTTTTTGTTGTAGAAGTTGACCCTTTTAACTTTGAAAGCGATGCGCTCATTTCATCAATTACCACTCAAACATGTACGCTAAGTAATGGCGATGAAGCCTCATGCTACAAAATTGATATTGCCGGTGCGCCTTCAAATTACGAGATTGGTGTATTTTGCCCTCAAAATATCACCTCAACAGCAGACGAAGCCGGTATTTGGTTTGATGGCACCGGTGAGGTTTACGATATAACCGGAGACTTTATTTTAAATCTACCTACATTATATAACGATAGTCATTGGCAGCTATACGACGAAGGTACAGGCCTTGTAAATGTAACCGACACACAAGAATCGTGTGATGGCGCTGCGCGTCCAAACGTAGAAGAACAATACCAAAACCACTGCGTAGAATGCTCTATTGATTATGTTGATGGCGGTATATCAGAATCATTTTTAATTCCAATAATGCCTGTTGCAACCACTCAAAATAGCAGTATTGGTAATGCTAATGTAGGTGTTGCTCTCAATGGTGTTGTACTTGCTGCACCCGCGCCTGTTGAGGCTATTTTAGGCGCATACACTATTGCAGCCTTTGATGATTGCGCTGGCCATATTAACTTAGTAGCAGGTTATCACTACCACGGTGAAGCAGGCTGTAGCCAAACACAAATTCAATCAGACGGTCATGCCGCCATGA of Pseudoalteromonas arctica A 37-1-2 contains these proteins:
- a CDS encoding sulfite exporter TauE/SafE family protein codes for the protein MDFLFPDSMSLFLFLLLMITAGFTSFISAAFGAGGGLMLLVVMASFMPMAVVVPVHGLVQLGSNANRFLLSFRHIDKSMFVYFALGGLVGAGLSSFVIDDISLDAMKLVVAIFVIYLLWGKTPPIKLTSKVWRMVAGGITTFISMFVGASGPLVGSCLYINNYEKLKFTATFSSVMSVQHLLKAIIYGAVGFSFWQWIPLIIAMVISGTLGTWFGIKLLKRMSGDKFKRIFRIVLTLLTLQLGWQGIKILLH
- a CDS encoding YHYH protein; protein product: MRRFNTPILTPLAVCILALGLAACNGSDAESTVVTETTTDEGTTTDTSTVFVVEVDPFNFESDALISSITTQTCTLSNGDEASCYKIDIAGAPSNYEIGVFCPQNITSTADEAGIWFDGTGEVYDITGDFILNLPTLYNDSHWQLYDEGTGLVNVTDTQESCDGAARPNVEEQYQNHCVECSIDYVDGGISESFLIPIMPVATTQNSSIGNANVGVALNGVVLAAPAPVEAILGAYTIAAFDDCAGHINLVAGYHYHGEAGCSQTQIQSDGHAAMMGYALDGFGIFAMLNEDGLEPTDLDECRGHTDDTRGYHYHAADVSENMFIGCLKGATAR
- a CDS encoding NAD(P)-binding oxidoreductase translates to MSKTLIIGASGQIGKMATELLLENEQNVVALVRDKNKLSDLNSSFLTIVEQDLEGDFGDAMKGCDQVIFAAGSGGSTGDDKTVLIDLWAATKAATFAKEHGVNHFIMVSSIGADDPDSIQGDLKPYLVAKHMADEHLINSGLNYTIVRPGTLTDDSASMQVTTQRPSDRSKAKISRENVANALLHIATNSFISNRIFELFDGDKPIKAAVK